DNA from Bacteroidota bacterium:
CAGATCGAAAACGTCGGCGAGCGCCCCTCGGCGATCCAGACCACGTCGCCGCGCGCGTGGATGTCGTGGATGTCCGGCGTCGGGATGAAGCCCACGTCCTGCGCGCCGAGCGGGTCGGACACGTCGACGATGCGGACGCCCGTGTAGTCCTCGGCGAGGATGTAGAGGTACCCGGTCTCGGCGTCCACGTCGAGGTTGTGCGAGCGGACCTTGCCCTCGGGGGCGTAGGTCGCCACGAGCTCGGCGCTCCGGGGCAAGCCGCTGAGGTCGATGAGTTGGAGGCCCTCGTTCGTCCCCGTCATCTCGGCGACCACGTAGAGCATCTCGCCGTGCACGACCATGTCGCGGTGGTAGTAGCGGTCGTCCTCCTTCGGGCCGGGGATGATGTCCACGACGTCGAGGTCGGGGACGGAGACGATGGCGGTGCCGTTGAGGATGCCCATGATGGCGTACTCCGAGCCGTCGGGCGCGGTGTAGCCCCACACGTCGGAGCCGCCGGTGTTGAAGCGCGGGTCGACTCCGAACTCGACCTCGCCGATCAGTTCGAGTTCGAGGTCTTGCGCGGCGCAAGGAAGCGCCACGAGGAGGGCGGCGAGAAGGGCGAGGCGTTGCATGGGAGCAGGAGGTCGGTGGACAGGATGCCGGGCGCTAGCGCACGCGGGTTATGCGAAGCGCCTGAGCCTCTTCGGCGGTCTCGATGCGCAGCACGTACGCGCCGGGTGGCAAGACTGCATCGCTCAGCTGAACGGTGTGGGGGCCCGCCGCGTGCGGCCCGTCGGTGAGCACGCGGACCTCGCGCCCGAGCACGTCGTAGAGCACCGCCCGCACCGGGCCGGCCTCGGCAAGCTCGAAGCGGAGCGTGGCCTCGGCGTGCGACGGGTTGGGGTAGACGGTCGCCGAGAGCGCTGCCGGGGCCGCCTCGGGCTCGCTGTCCACCGGGTTGCGCGTCATCTGCAAGACCGTGAGGCCCGTGTCGAAGTCACCTGCGTAGACGTAGCCGCTCGGCGAGTACGGCCACGCCCCCCATGTGCCGACGAACCGGTCCGTGTTGTTGTCGGGCATCGTGTCGTAGGCCGCGACCTCGACCGGAGCCGCCGGGTCCGCGATGTCCACGACCGTCACCCCGGCGCTGTAGTGCGAGAGCACGACCAGGTCCCCCATGACGTGGGCGTTGTGCGCCAGGCCGTTCTCGCCGAGGTACTCGCCGACCAGTTCGACGTCGTCGAGGTCGGAGATGTCCCACACCTTGACTGTCTTGCCGGAGGTCTCCTCGGTCGTGACCACGTAGCGCCCGTCGTCGCTCGGCCAGATGTTGTGGACGTAGCCCGCGTTCGGGATGACGACGCGCGCCAGCAGCGCGGGGGCCTGCTTGTCGGCCATGTCCCAAATCGAAAACGACCCGACGAGGCCCCCGTCGGAGTAGCGCCCCTCGGCGACGTACAGCGTGTCGCCGCGCGCGTGCATGTCGTGGCCCTCCGGCAGCGCCACGTTGCCCACCTCCTGCGGGTCAAGGGGGTCGGCGAGGTCGAGAACGCGGACGCTCCGGTAGTTCTGCGACAGCACGTAGGCGTAGCCCGTCGCGGCGTCCACGTCCAGGTTGTGGGAGCGGACGTTGCTCGCCGTCGTCACGGTTCGGACCAGCGGTGCACTCTCCGGCAGCCCGCTGAGGTCGATCACCTGCAAGCCCTCGTTCGTCCCCCTCATCTCGGCGACCACGTAGAGCACGTCCCCGTAGACCACCATGTCGCGGTGGTAGTAGAAGTCGCCTCCCGTCGGCCCGGGGATCGTGTGCAGCACCTCCAGGTCCGGCACCGAGACGATGGCCGTGCCGCTGAGGACACCGACGATGGCGTACTCAGCACCGTCTGGAGCGACGTAGCCCCACACGTCAGACGTGCCGTTCCCCTGCTGGGTCGCCGGGAAAGGGACGGTGCCGACGAGGTCGAGCGTGACGGGCTGCGCCAGCGCTGGGCCGGCGGCGAGCAGAGCGAGGAGCAAGGCGAGGCGTTTCATGGCTGTGCGGGGAGCGGTGCGGGTGAGTGAGGGCAGCAGGCGTGCGTCCGGCAAGGTACTGTCAGCGGCTGGCTTTGCCCAAACTTCGCACCGGGCGCGGCGCGGCGGTTCGCCAGGTGCGGTATACTGGGCTCCCTCGTCCGGCGCACGCCGCCGGTCCGGTTGACACCGGTTCGCGTGGCTTCGTAGCTTGCGGCCTGCCCTCGCAGGCGCACCCCGGCTCCGTAGCTCAGTTGGTAGAGCAGCTGGCTTTTAACCAGCGGGTCGTAGGTTCGAGCCCTACCGGAGTCACCTCGAACGACGAGTTTGGAGCGCCGAATGTCGAACAGTTGTTCGTCGCTCGTCGCTCAGCCCTCGTCATTCGCCCTGCCCGGGTGGTGGAATTGGTAGACACGCACGCTTGAGGGGCGTGTGCCTTAACCGGCGTGCTGGTTCGACTCCAGTCCCGGGCACTCTTCACCGGAAGCCGCCGAGTCCCCGCGATTCGGTGGCTTTCGCGTATCCGTACCCGACTCTGCCCCCGATGCGCCCTGCCCTCGACGCCCTGCTCGGCGTCCTCGACCTCGAATACATCGAGGAGAACATCTTCCGTGGCACCAACCGCAACCTCGGCTCGAAGCGGGTCTTTGGCGGGCAGGTGCTGGCCCAGGCGCTCGTCGCGGCCTACCGCACGCTGGAGGTGGAGCGCGTCCTCCACTCGCTCCACGCCTACTTCATCCTCCCAGGCGACATCGAGGCCCCGCTCGTCTACGACGTGGACCGCATCCGCGATGGCGGCTCGTTCACCACGCGCCGCGTCCGCGCCATCCAGCACGGCGCGCCGATCTTCAACATGTCGGCCTCGTTCCAGCGCGCCGAGACGGGCAAGGAGCACCAGACGGCGCGCCCCGACCTGCCGGGGCCGGACGGGCTCACCTCGGAGATCGACCGCGTCCGCGCTGTCGCCGACCGCATCCCCGAGCCTCTGCGAGCGCCCTACACCCAGGACCGTCCGTTCGAGTTCAGGCCCGTAGACCCGGTGGACGCGTTCGAGCCGGAGGCGCGGCCCCCGCACCACGCGATCTGGCTGAGGGCCGTCGACCGGCTGCCGGACGACCCGGCGGTTCACCAGAGCCTGCTCGCCTACGCTTCGGACCACGGCCTCCTGCTGACGGCGCTCCGCCCGCACCGCCTCTCGTTCCTCCAGCCCGACCTCCAACTCGCCAGCCTCGACCACGCGATGTGGTTCCACCACCCCTTCCGCGCCGACGAGTGGCTGCTCTACGTCCTCGACAGCCCAAGCGCTTCCGGCGGGCGCGGCTTCACGCGGGGGGCCGTCTACCAGGGCGACACGCTCGTCGCCTCCGTCGTCCAAGAGGGCCTAATGCGGCTTCGTTCGGAAGACAGAAGGCGGTAGGCAGAAAACTGTCCTCTGTCATCCGTCCGCTGTCCGCTGTCCTCTGCTATCCACCGTGCAGGTCGTGTTGATGCCGCCGCGGACGTTGTAGACGGTCGTCACGACGAGGTACTCCGCGTCCGGGAGGTGGCGGCGGAGGTCGGCGAAGACGAGCGCGGTGATGTCCTCCTGCGCCGCCCCGACGTGCCGCCACGAGATGAGGTAGTATTTCAGGCTCTTCAGCTCCAGCACGTCCGAGCCGGGGACGTACTCGACGCGGAGCGTCCCGAAGTCGGGGAGGCCGGAGAAGGGGCAGAGCGCGCTGAACTCGCCGGGCTCGGTCTCGTAGACGACGACCTGCCGCGCGTCGTGCTCGTAGGGCAGCCGGTGGATGGCCTGCTGCCGCGCCTCGGGCGGGAGGAAGAGGCCGACCTGCCCCTCGGGCCGGATGCCGTATTTCGCCATGTGATCGAGCGACTGCTCGGTGTGGCGGAGGGCGCGCTCGCGGGCGTCGGCGAGGCGGTCGGCGAGGTCGGGATCGTGCATGGCTCAGAGACTGTTTGGTGAGCGGGTCCGAAGGCGAGAGCGAGCGAGCAGGACGACGGCCAGGAGCCTGAAGCAGGCGATGCATGAGCATCGGCGATGCAAGGCGACGCCGCTGACGTGTCTGCACAGCCGCTCGCAGCCTGGAAGCCGTTTTGCCAAACAGCCTCTCAGTCGTCGGTGAGGGCGCTGCAACCGGCCGGGCGATGGCGGGTTCGCACAGGGCCTGCAATTTAGCGGAATCTCGGCGCATTGGCTGTGCCCGGAGGGTGAAGCCATACCCGAACAGGGCGAACGCCGTTCGCCCCTGCGGCATCGGCACGGAGCGCAACGATCTCGGTACCTTGAATGGTTCTCTTTCGTCACTCGTCACTCGCCCGATGCCAGACCGCACCGCGCTCGTCCTCTTCTCCGGTGGGCAGGACTCGACGACCTGCCTCTTCTGGGCCCTCCACCCGGACGCCGGGCGCTTCGGCGGCTTCGGCCGGGTTGAGGCGCTGGGCTTCCGGTATGGGCAGCGGCACGCGGTCGAACTCGGGCAGGCGCAGCAGATCGCGGACCTCGCGGGTGTTCCGTTCGCCGTGCTTGACCTGTCGGGCCTCCTCTCGGGCAGCGCGCTCACCGAGCACGAGGGCGACGTGAGCGCCCCGCACGCCCTCGCCCCAGACCTTCCGGCCTCGTTCGTCCCCGGACGCAACGCGCTCTTCCTCACCATCGCCGCGAGCTACGGCTACACACGCGGCATTCGCGACCTCGTCGGCGGGATGTGCCAGACCGACTACTCGGGCTATCCCGACTGCCGCCGCGACTTCGTGGACAGCCAGGAGCAGACCCTCGCGCTCGCGCTCGACGCGCCTGTCGCGGTCCACACCCCGCTGATGCACCGGACGAAAGCCGAGACGTGGAAGCTCGCCGCCGACCTCGGGACGGTGCGCGGCGTGGACGTGTTGGAGACAGTCCGCGAGCTGAGCCACACCGACTACCACGGCGACCGCTCGGAGCGGCACGCGTGGGGCTACGGCAAACTCGACAACCCGGCCTCGGTCCTGCGGGCCAAAGGCTACGCCGAGGCGGAGGCGAAGGGATGGGTGTGAGCGTAGACGTACGAGCGGTAGGGCGGGCGCAAGCGCCTCGCGCGAAGCGGTACGCGGTGAAGGCCGCGTGGCAGACGCTGCAGGGCGAGGGGGCCTGGGCAGGCCGGGCCGCCGTCTTCGTCCGGCTCGTCGGCTGCAACCTGTGGTCCGGGCGCGAGGCCGACCGGACGCGCGACGCTGACCGGAACGGCAACACCTGCGCCCTGTGGTGCGACACGGATTTCACGAAGGACGGATCCGTTCGCTTCACCGCCGACGCGCTCGTAGCCGAGGTGCAGCGCCTCGCCGGACCGGTCCGGTTCTGCGTCCTCACCGGCGGCGAACCGCTCCTCCAGGCCGACGCCGCGCTCGTCGGGGCCCTCCACGCGGCCGGGTTCGAGGTCGCCGTCGAGACCAACGGCACGGTGACGCTGGCCGAGGCCTTCACCGACGCGGGCGGCACGCTCGTTCCGCCCGACTGGATCGTGTGCAGCCCGAAGCTACCCCAGCACCGCCTCGTGCTGGAGACGTGCGACGAACTGAAGCTCGTCGTCCCGGACTACCGGCCCGAGGACTACGCCGCCTTTGCCGAGCGCGTCCGCCCGCACGTCGTCGGCGGGCGCGAGCGGCGCTGGCTGTGGCTCCAGCCGGAGGACGGCCCCCGGCAGGCCGAGGCGACGCGGCTAGCTGTGGACCTCGCCCTCGCCGACCCCGCGTGGCGCGTCTCGGTGCAGACGCACAAGGTGCTCGGTGTAGAGTAAAGCAGCCTGGTTCAAACGGAAGTAGGGGCTTGATTAATCAAGCCCCTACAGGATCAAACAGGTCGAGCAAGACTATGCGAGCTTGGGCTTGACGAAGCCGAGCCAGCCGCTTTCCTCCTTGTACTCCTCAACGACTTCGGCGAGCTTGCTCTGGCGGACCGTCGTCATGAGGCCCTCCACGTCCTGCTTCAGCGTCGTGAGGGCGTTCGAGACGAGGTCGCCCCGGAA
Protein-coding regions in this window:
- a CDS encoding choice-of-anchor B family protein, encoding MQRLALLAALLVALPCAAQDLELELIGEVEFGVDPRFNTGGSDVWGYTAPDGSEYAIMGILNGTAIVSVPDLDVVDIIPGPKEDDRYYHRDMVVHGEMLYVVAEMTGTNEGLQLIDLSGLPRSAELVATYAPEGKVRSHNLDVDAETGYLYILAEDYTGVRIVDVSDPLGAQDVGFIPTPDIHDIHARGDVVWIAEGRSPTFSIWDVTDKQNPQPLTQMQVPDGGYVHNIWPSDDGALALTTEETAGKTVKVWNVEDMDDPELVGEYLGVNGLAHNAHVMGRYAYLSHYTAGMIVIDLDDPSNPVEVARHDTYAANDSSGFAGTWGAFPYTESGYVYVSDLEGKLTVLRVKHTTSSALPEEREGSEGAEAGKSGRG
- a CDS encoding choice-of-anchor B family protein, with translation MKRLALLLALLAAGPALAQPVTLDLVGTVPFPATQQGNGTSDVWGYVAPDGAEYAIVGVLSGTAIVSVPDLEVLHTIPGPTGGDFYYHRDMVVYGDVLYVVAEMRGTNEGLQVIDLSGLPESAPLVRTVTTASNVRSHNLDVDAATGYAYVLSQNYRSVRVLDLADPLDPQEVGNVALPEGHDMHARGDTLYVAEGRYSDGGLVGSFSIWDMADKQAPALLARVVIPNAGYVHNIWPSDDGRYVVTTEETSGKTVKVWDISDLDDVELVGEYLGENGLAHNAHVMGDLVVLSHYSAGVTVVDIADPAAPVEVAAYDTMPDNNTDRFVGTWGAWPYSPSGYVYAGDFDTGLTVLQMTRNPVDSEPEAAPAALSATVYPNPSHAEATLRFELAEAGPVRAVLYDVLGREVRVLTDGPHAAGPHTVQLSDAVLPPGAYVLRIETAEEAQALRITRVR
- a CDS encoding acyl-CoA thioesterase II; this translates as MRPALDALLGVLDLEYIEENIFRGTNRNLGSKRVFGGQVLAQALVAAYRTLEVERVLHSLHAYFILPGDIEAPLVYDVDRIRDGGSFTTRRVRAIQHGAPIFNMSASFQRAETGKEHQTARPDLPGPDGLTSEIDRVRAVADRIPEPLRAPYTQDRPFEFRPVDPVDAFEPEARPPHHAIWLRAVDRLPDDPAVHQSLLAYASDHGLLLTALRPHRLSFLQPDLQLASLDHAMWFHHPFRADEWLLYVLDSPSASGGRGFTRGAVYQGDTLVASVVQEGLMRLRSEDRRR
- the queF gene encoding preQ(1) synthase, whose protein sequence is MHDPDLADRLADARERALRHTEQSLDHMAKYGIRPEGQVGLFLPPEARQQAIHRLPYEHDARQVVVYETEPGEFSALCPFSGLPDFGTLRVEYVPGSDVLELKSLKYYLISWRHVGAAQEDITALVFADLRRHLPDAEYLVVTTVYNVRGGINTTCTVDSRGQRTADG
- the queC gene encoding 7-cyano-7-deazaguanine synthase QueC — translated: MPDRTALVLFSGGQDSTTCLFWALHPDAGRFGGFGRVEALGFRYGQRHAVELGQAQQIADLAGVPFAVLDLSGLLSGSALTEHEGDVSAPHALAPDLPASFVPGRNALFLTIAASYGYTRGIRDLVGGMCQTDYSGYPDCRRDFVDSQEQTLALALDAPVAVHTPLMHRTKAETWKLAADLGTVRGVDVLETVRELSHTDYHGDRSERHAWGYGKLDNPASVLRAKGYAEAEAKGWV
- a CDS encoding radical SAM protein codes for the protein MGVSVDVRAVGRAQAPRAKRYAVKAAWQTLQGEGAWAGRAAVFVRLVGCNLWSGREADRTRDADRNGNTCALWCDTDFTKDGSVRFTADALVAEVQRLAGPVRFCVLTGGEPLLQADAALVGALHAAGFEVAVETNGTVTLAEAFTDAGGTLVPPDWIVCSPKLPQHRLVLETCDELKLVVPDYRPEDYAAFAERVRPHVVGGRERRWLWLQPEDGPRQAEATRLAVDLALADPAWRVSVQTHKVLGVE